A region of the Mangifera indica cultivar Alphonso chromosome 10, CATAS_Mindica_2.1, whole genome shotgun sequence genome:
AGTTTTATGCTGCATTTCTTCTGTTACAACTCCATCAGTCTCATTATTTTCTTCTGAACACATACTACTGTTcaatttataatgtttaatttatttctgAACACAAATCTGTCAGAGGTCTGTGGTTTAGTAAGAATATTTGTTACTTATGAATTCTGCTACTCAAATGTAACATACTGAATAACAATTACTCCAACAACACTTAAATTATCACGCCACAAAGCATCTTGCTTAACACGAGAAAACTCCTGCAATCTGTTTTCTAAAAGCCAATTGAACCAATTTATTACtgcaattgaaaatttaatggACCTAGAATGGtctataaaagtgaaataaaaagtaaatgaattacatttttttacctttaattagtataaataatattattttaaaaatcaaatataaataacaccttttcacttaaatttaaattcatttaataaaataatcatattaaaaaataaaattattattttattttttaaaattattatataattctaaagtaataaaataatcatattaaaaagtaaaattataattttttaaatatttaaattatataaaaagttacttaatttttttaatctttatgtagtaattttttttaaccgatcttaattttagattaaaaaatattattaaaatattgttaaaccAAACATCAGtcgggaaaatgttatttactcagATGAGTTTGAAGTTGCTAAAATAGTGAACAACCACATGGCTTGCTaatgaattacatttttttacctttaattagtataaataatattattttaaaaatcaaatatatttcgACAAAGCCATGTGAGGAGTTatgaaaaattagatgaaaCAGAGATGTCACCGTTTCCTTCAATTGTCTTCTTTTGCAAAATGACTTGGAAGTGGGGCAAAACGACTTGGAATTGTTTGTGCAAATTGACTGATATATAGAGACTTGGAATTGGAAATTGTTAGTGGGGCAAAACGTCTTGGAAGGGACTTGGAATTGTTAGTGGAAAATAACTAATATGTACTGGAAGTTCTTATAAGTATCATTTTCATGTACTCACACATGTCAACAAGCCCACACTCGACAAATCTAAGTTGTGCTCTCATGGAGAAATATCAATTTCTCAGCATTTTGTTAGCTTTCTCAGTTCATTTTTTGACACTTCCCTTCGTTCATGCACAAGTAACCGACATTTTCACGGACAAACAAGCTCTTCTTGCCCTGAAAGCTCGTATAAGCCATGATCCAAGCAATTTGTTGGCACGCAATTGGTCCACAAGTTCCTCTGTTTGTCACTGGATGGGCATAACTTGTGGTGCTCGTCACCTTCGAGTAACAGGtttgaatatatcaaacttGGGTCTCACTGCCACCCTTCCTCCTCAACTGGGAAATCTATCTTTCCTTGCTAGTCTAGACATCAGACACAACAGCTTTTATGGCTCTCTCCCGGAGGAATACGCTCAGTTACATCGACTGGAATACCTTCTTTTGAGTTTTAATAGCTTATCGGGCGAACTCCCATCTAGTATTTTTGATAATCTTCCCAATTTGCTGTTGCTTTATTTGCATTCTAACATGTTCAAGGGAAAAATTCCATCGACCTTATCAAGATGCAGAAGCTTACAAAAATTATCCTTGTCACTCAATAATTTCACAGGAGTCATTCCGAAAGAAATGGGAAACTTGACCCAACTTAGAGAGATCTATCTTGCATACAACAAACTACAAGGTATGCTACagatattctttttatattccttGTCATTCCATAATATATTGcttatttataatgtttttgtaggagaaattccAATAGAGCTTGACAATCTTGTGAAACTAGAGCGATTATCACTGCCAAATAGTTACTTAACATATTGCTTATGTTCCTtgtcattcaataatatattgctTATGTTCTATtgattagatgtgagactttttgAGTCTCCAACAATAATAAACCTCTCTCAAAACATCAGTTATTATGACTTGTGGAACTCATCACCTTTGAGTAACAGCTTTGAATATTTCTCGCTCGGGTTTCACAGCCACCCTTCCTCCTCATCTAGGAAATCTATCTTTCCTATTAGAGCTAGACATCAACTACAACAGCTTTTATGGCTCTCTCCCAGCAAGCATTTTTGACAATCTTCCTAATCTACAATTGTTTTAATTGCATTATAACATGTTCGATGGAAAAATACCGTCAACCATATCTAAATGTAGAAGCTTGCAAAACTTATCCATGTCACGCATTAATTTCACAGGAGCCATTCcgaaagaaattggaaacttgactCAAGTTAGAGAGATCTATCTTGGATACAATGAACTACAGGGTAAGTTATATGATACATTGTTTTAGTTGCTCTTActgatattctttttatattcctggtcattcaataatatattgcttatttataatgattttgtaggagaaattccAATAGAACTTGGCAATCTTGCGAAACTAGAGATATTATCACTGCCAAATGGTAGTTTAACAGGTAAATAATAAACCTCTTCCAAAACTTCATGTTATTATGACTTGTGGAACTCATCACCTTCGAGTAACAGCTTTGAATATTTCTCGCTTGGGTTTCATAGCCACCCTTCCTCCTCATCTAGGAAATCCATCTTTCCTATTAGAGCTAAACATCAGCTACAACAGCTTTTACGGCTCTCTCCCAGCAAGCATTTTTGACAATCTTCCTAATCTACAATTGCTTTATTTGCATAATAGCATGTTCGATGGAAAAATACCGTCGACCATATCTAAATGTAGAAGCTTGCAAAACTTATCCTTGTCACACAATAATTTCACAGGAGCCATTCcgaaagaaattggaaacttgactCAAGTTAAAGAGATCTATCTTGGATACAACAAACTACAAGGTATGCTATATGATACTTCGTTTTAGTTGCTTTTActgatattctttttatattccttgtcattcaataatatattgcttatttataatgattttgtagCAGAAATTCCAATAGAGCTTGGCAATCTTGCGAAACTGGAGATATTATCACTGCTAAATGGTAACTTCACAGGTAAATAATAAACCTCTCCCAAAACTTCATGTTATTAAGACTTGTGGAACTCATCACCTTCGAGTAACAACTTTGAATATTTCTCGCTTGGGTTTCACAGCCACCCTTCCTCCTCATTTAGGAAATCCATCTTTCCTATTAGAGCTAGACATGAGCTACAACAGCTGTTACGGCTCTCTCCCAGCAAGCATTTTTGACAATCTTTTTAATCTGCAATTGCTTTATTTGCATTATAACATGTTCGATGGAAACATACCGTCGACCATATCTAAATGTAGAAGCATGTAAAACTTATCCTTGCCACACAATAATTTCACAGGAGCCATTCcgaaagaaattggaaacttgactCAACTTAGAGAGATCTATCTTGGATACAATGAACTACAAGGTATGTTATATGATACATTGTTTTAGTTTCTCTTACcgatattctttttatattcctggtcattcaataatatattgcttatttataatgattttgtaggagaaattccAATAGAACTTGGCAATCTTGCGAAACTGGAGATATTATCACTGCCAAATGGTAGTTTAACAGGTAAATAATAAACCTCTTCCAAAACTTCATGTTATTATGACTTGTGGAACTCATCACCTTCGACTAACAGCTTTGAAAACTTCTCGCTTGGGTTTCACAGCCACCCTTCCTCCTCATCTAGGAAATCCATCTTTCCTATTAGAGCTAGACATCAGCTACAACAACATTTACGGCTCTCTCCCAGCAAGCAATTTTGACAATCTTCCTAATCTACAATTGCTTTATTTGCATTATAACATGTTTGATGGAAAAATACCGTCGACCATATCTAAATGTAGAAGCTTGTAAAACTTATCCTTGTTACACAATAATTTCACAGGAGCCATTCCGAAAGGAATTGGAAACTTGACTCAACTTAGAGAGATCTATCTTGGATACAACGAACTACAAGGTATGTTATATGATACATTGTTTTAGTTGCTCTTActgatattctttttatatcccttgtcattcaataatatattgcttatttataatgattttgtaggagaaattccAATAGAGCTTGGCAATCTTGCGAAACTGGAGATATTATCACTGCCAAATGGTAACTTAACAGGTAAATAATAAACCGCTTCCAAAGCTTCATGTTATTATGACTTCTGGAACACATCACCTTCAAGTAACAGCTTTGAATATGTCTCGCTCGGGTTTCACAGCCACCCTTCCTCCTCATCTGGGAAATTTATCTTTCTTATCAGCTACAACAGCTTTTACGGCTCTGTCCTAGCAAGCATTTTTGACAATCTTCCTAATCTACAGTTGCTTTATTTGCATTATGACATGTTCGATGGAAAAATACTGTTAACCATATCTAAATGTAGAAGCTTGCAAAACTTATCCTTGTCACGCAATAATTTCACAGGAGCCATTCcgaaagaaattggaaacttgactCAACTTAGAGAGATCTATCTTGGATACAACAAACTACAAGGTATGTTTTATGATATTGTGTTTTAGTTGCTGTTActgatattctttttatattccttGTCATTCACTAATATAttgcttatttataatgattttgtaggagaaattccAATAGAGCTTGGAAATCTTGCGAAACTGGAGATATTATCACTGCCAAATGGTAACTTAACAGGTAAATAATAAACCTCTTCCAAAACTTCATGTTATTATGACTTATGGAACCCATCACCTTCGAGTAACAGCTTTGAATATTTCTTGCTTGGGTTTCATAGCCACCCTTCCTCCTCATCTAGGAAATCCATCTTTCCTATTAGAGCTAAACATCAGCTACAACAGCTTTTACGGCTCTCTCCCAGCAAGCATTTTTGACAATCTTTCTTATCTACAATTGCTTTATTTGCATAATAGCATGTTCGATGGAAAAATACCGTCGACCATATCTAAATGTAGAAGCTTGCAAAACTTATCCTTGTCACACAATAATTTCATAGGAGCCATTCcgaaagaaattggaaacttgactCAAGTTAAAGAGATCTATCTTGGATACAACAAACTACAAGGTATGCTATATGATACTTTGTTTTAGTTGCttttactaatattctttttatattccttgtcattcaataatatattgcttatttataatgattttgtagCAGAAATTCCAATAGAGCTTGGCAATCTTGCGAAACTGGAGATATTATCACTGCTAAATGGTAACTTCACAGGTAAATAATAAACCTCTCCCAAAACTTCATGTTATTAAGACTTGTGGAACTCATCACCTTCGAGTAACAACTTTGAATATTTCTCGCTTGGGTTTCACAGCCACCCTTCCTCCTCATTTAGGAAATCCATCTTTCCTATTAGAGCTAGACATGAGCTACAACAGCTTTTACGGCTCTCTCCCAGCAAGCATATTTGACAATCTTTCTAATCTGCAATTGCTTTATTTGCATTATAACATGTTCGATGGAAACATACCGTCGACCATATCTAAATGTAGAAGCATGTAAAACTTATCCTTGCCACACAATAATTTCACAGGAGCCATTCcgaaagaaattggaaacttgactCAACTTAAAGAGATCTATCTTGGATACAATGAACTACAAGGTATGTTATATGATACATTGTTTTAGTTTCTCTTACcgatattctttttatattcctggtcattcaataatatattgcttatttataatgattttgtaggagaaattccAATAGAACTTGGCAATCTTGCGAAACTGGAGATATTATCACTGCCAAATGGTAGTTTAACAGGTAAATAATAAACCTCTTCCAAAACTTCATGTTATTATGACTTGTGGAACTCATCACCTTCGACTAACAGCTTTGAAAATTTCTCGCTTGGGTTTCACAGCCACCCTTCCTCCTCATCTAGGAAATCCATCTTTCCTATTAGAGCTAGACATCAGCTACAACAGCATTTACGGCTCTCTCCCAGCAAGCATTTTTGACAATCTTCCTAATCTACAATTGCTTTATTTGCATTATAACATGTTTGATGGAAAAATACCGTCGACCATATCTAAATGTAGAAGCTTGTAAAACTTATCCTTGTTACACAATAATTTCACAGGGGCCATTCCGAAAGGAATTGGAAACTTGACTCAACTTATAGAGATCTATCTTGGATACAACGAACTACAAGGTATGTTATATGATACATTGTTTTAGTTGCTTTTActgatattctttttatatcccttgtcattcaataatatattgcttatttataatgattttgtaggagaaattccAATAGAGCTTGGCAATCTTGCGAAACTGGAGATATTATCACTGCCAAATGGTAACTTAACAGGTAAATAATAAACCTCTTCCAAAGCTTCATGTTATTATGACTTCTGGAACACATCACCTTCAAGTAACAGCTTTGAATATGTCTCGCTCGGGTTTCACAGCCACCCTTCCTCTTCATCTGGGAAATCTATCTTTCTTATCAGCTACAACAGCTTTTACGACTCTGTCCTAGCAAGCATTTTTGACAATCTTCCTAATCTACAATTGCTTTATTTGCATTATGACATGTTCGATGGAAAAATACTGTTAACCATATCTAAATGTAGAAGCTTGCAAAACTTATCCTTGTCACGCAATAATTTCACAGGAGCCATTCcgaaagaaattggaaacttgactCAACTTAGAGAGATCTATCTTGGATACAACAAACTACAAGGTATGTTTTATGATACTTTGTTTTAGTTGCTGTTActgatattctttttatattccttGTCATTCACTAATATAttgcttatttataatgattttgtaggagaaattccAATAGAGCTTGGCAATCTTGCGAAATTGGTGATATTATCACTGCCAAATGGTAACTTAACAGGTAAATAATAAACCTCTTCCAAAACTTCATGTTATTATGACTTATGGAACCCATCACGTTCGAGTAACAGCTTTGAATATTTCTCGCTTGGGTTTCACAGCCACCCTTCCTCCTCATCTAGGAAATCTATCTTTCCTATTAGAGCTAAACATCAGCTACAACAGCTTTTACGACTCTCTCCCAGCAAGCATTTTTGACAATCTTCCTAATCTACAATTGCTTTATTTGCATTATAATATGTTCGATGGAAAAATACTGTCGACCATATCTAAATGTAGAAGCTTGCAAAACTTATCCTTGTCATGCAATAATTTCACAGGAGCCATTCtgaaagaaattggaaacttgactCAAGTTAGAGAGATCTATCTTGGATACAACAAACTACAAGGCATGTTATATGATAGTTTGTTTTAGTTGCTCTTActgatattctttttattttccttgtcattcaataatatattgcttatttataatgattttgtaggagaaattccAATAGAGCTTGGCAATCTTGTGAAATTGGAGATATTATCATTGCCAAATGGTAACTTAATAGGTAAATAATAGTCGGAAATATATAGTGGGTTTACAagtatgaagattgaaacctatattatacaaaaccaattgacttgtgttaaagtccaatccataacacttatataccactttcttttattctatttattagatgtgggattgtttgagtctccaacacccctACTTAAGTGCAAGCACGTAGGCTATTAGACTTGCCATTTGACTTAGCCGATTTTTGGTTGggtgcgttgtcacttgtatctagGAATACTTGGGCTGTTAATTCTGCCATTTGGCTCGTGCTCTAATATCATATCAGAAATATATATAGTGGGTTTACAagtatgaagattgaaacctatattacacaaaaccaattggcttgtgttaaagttcaatccgcaacacttatataccactttcttatattctatttattagatgtgagactttttgAGTCTCCAACAATAATAAACCTCTCTCAAAACTTCATGTTATTATGACTTGTGGAACTCATCACCTTCGAGTAACAGCTTTGAATATTTCTCGCTTGGGTTTCACAACCACTCTTCCTCCTCATCTAGGAAATCTATTTTTCCTATTAGAGCTAGACATCAGCTACAACAGCTTTTACGACTCTCTCCCAACAAGCATTTTTGACAATCTTCCTAATCTACAATTGCTTTATTTGCATTATAACATGTTCGATGGAAAAATACCGTCAACCATATCTAAATGTAGAAGCTTGCAAAACTTATCCTTGTCACACAATAATTTCACAGGAGCCATTCcgaaagaaattggaaacttgactCAACTTAGAGAGATCTATCTTGGATACAACAAACTACAAGGTATGTTATATGATACTTTGTTTTAGTTGCTCTTActgatattctttttatattccttGTCATTCAAAAATATActgtttatttataatgattttgtaggagaaattccAAGAGAGCTTGGCAATCTTGCGAAACTGGAGACATTATCACTACAAAATTGTAACTTAGCGGGTGAATAATAAACCTCTCTCAAATTAACATGttaaaatgtattaatttcattttgttataataatccAATTCACTAATTTGAGCTATCATTTTTTTAGGTGAGATACTGTCTGTGTTAAACTAGAAGTGTAGTTGAGTCTCCTTGAAACCCATTTCTACTGATGTTCCGAAGCCCAGCTAGAAGTAAGCAAGAGTTGTCGAGGTGTAGCAGTAGAAAAGCTGCAGCCCATATTAACTTTTAACAAATGCGGGAAGAGAATAAAGCTTGACAGGACCCATCCCGACCAACTAATCCTATAACCTCTGAGAATACCGTTATACGCTTAGAAGGGCGAAATGCATCCTGTATTTCtgtttgaaaaacttttctACACCATATCCTAACACgtaaaataatatcatctataggTCTCCGACCTTTATATGAGTAGATGTCAAAATACATCCTAATTAAAGCcaagaaatcataaaataaacctGTAATCAGGCCTCCGACCTTATCATATacatgacaaaaataatttacatcttTACTCATTTCAAAAGTCATTAGAATATTGTAATTAGGGCTCTGGCCTTTCAACATTTcacaagtttataaaaaaaaaaacaacaaaaagtctaTATCTAACACTAAATATGCTACACCATGGCACAACCCATCGAAACACTATCCAACACGATTTGGAGGATGTCCTGGAGGGAGGGAAACATTTATAAGGGTGAGCTAAAAGCTCAGTGAGTAGGAAATTTAAATCCTTGAGAATATTTATGCATgtcaaacaataatattatgccATAATATTAGCCACACACCATGCTAATTATGCTTAAACCACATGCTTCTCATGTACATTAACTTGAAACGTTCATCACATAATATCATCACACAAGTTGATTTTCACAAGAATGAAATTTACAATACTACCTTTATCTCATAGGAGCAAATCAAACATTCATGAATTTCCACTTCCAACTCAATAGCAATACTATCTTTATCTTATAGGTTTCCTTACATATCAAGATTCAAAAATATTGATCCATAGGTATCCcaccatttatatataaagatatacatcaaaatatcatataaaagggAAATCTGTCATACCCAAGGGGTGTCCCCACCTAGGCagagcaaaagaaaaacaactgtCATACCCAGTATACTAAAATCTCACGGGCAGAGCATTTGATTCTGTCatacttggcatgaaataaagTACAAGCAGAGCATTAAATTCTATCGTACCTGTATAGATATCATACAAGCAGAGCATCTAAATCTATTGTACTTGGCATAAATATTGCACAGGCAGAGCAtcttatttcataataaaaggaaaatttccaCTTATCCCCCATATGTGTGCAAGATTTCGTATAGCCCCCGTAAGTTTCACCTATAACCAAGATTTGGGTATTTCAACTCTTCCCCCTAAAAGAAAAATTTCGCCCTAGAAATTATGTACCTAATTGAAACAATTCTGGGTATTGAGCCCGCATATCCTCTTCTCGTTCCCAAGTTGCTTCTTCCACCGAGTGATTTTTCCAATGTACCTTAACCCAAGGAATGGTTCTAGTATGACGCACTTGCTGTTTCATATCGATAATTCTCTTTGGCCCTTCTTGGTAACTCAAATCCTCTTTTAATTGAAACGGTCGATGCTAAAGAACATGAGTGGGATCGGGCACATACTTGCGAAGCATGGaaacatgaaaaacattatgaatCTTAGATAACTCAGGGGGTAAGGCTAGTCGATAAGCGACAACACCTACTCTTTCAAGAATGTCATATAGGCCAATATATCTTGGGTTCAGTTTACCTCGTTTCCCAAATCTTAGTAAGCCTTTCCAAGGTGAAACTCGTAGAACCACTTTTTCACCCACTTGGAACTTCAATTCTCTTTTATGCTTATCAGCATAACTTTTCTATCTATCTCGGGCTGCTTTCAGTCGTTAGCGAATAAGACAAATCTTTTCATTCGTGTCTCGCATGATCTCAGGGCCTAGCAATACTTTCTCGCCCATTTTATTCCAACACACTGGAGTTCTGTATTTTCTACCATACAAGGCTTCATACGGAGGCATTCCAATGTTAACTTGATAGttattattgtaggcaaattctGCTAAAGGTAAATAGTTATCCCAACTACCTTTAAACTCCATCACACAAGCCCTTAACATATCTTCTAAGGTCTGGATAGTTCTTTCTGACTATCCATCCGTTTGAGGATGAAAGGTTGTGctaaattttaactttgtaCCAAAGGCATTTTGTAAACTTGGCCAAAACCGAGAAGTAAACCTAGGATTTTTGTCTGATACTATAGATACTAGAGCACCATGAAGACGTACAATCTCAGCTACATAAATACTTGCTAACTTATCAAAGTGAATGTGTGGTTTTGATTGGCAGGAAATGGGTTGATTTTGTTAGACGATCCACAATGACCCAAATGCCATCATACCCATTCTTGGCACGGGGAAGACCTGACACAAAATCCATGgtgatatgctcccatttctaTTGAGGAATAGGAAGTGGTTGCAAAAGTCCAGCGAGTCTCTGATGTTCAATTTTCACTTGCTAGCACACTAAACATCTGGAAACAAATTCTGCGATCTCTCTTTTCATTCCTTGCCACCAATAATGATCTCTCAAGGTACGATACATCTTAGTACTACCTGGATGTAAGGTATAGGCTGAGGCATGAACCTCTTCTAAAATGTCCTCCTTTAATTCCTTGTGATCTGGTACACAAATTCTCTCACCCATCATAAGTATGCCatcatcttttattataaaatccgCTCGTAATCCTTTACTTATGTCATTCTTTAACTTCACTAGATGAGGGTCTAAATGTTGCAT
Encoded here:
- the LOC123227315 gene encoding LRR receptor-like serine/threonine-protein kinase GSO1 isoform X4, whose amino-acid sequence is MYSHMSTSPHSTNLSCALMEKYQFLSILLAFSVHFLTLPFVHAQVTDIFTDKQALLALKARISHDPSNLLARNWSTSSSVCHWMGITCGARHLRVTGLNISNLGLTATLPPQLGNLSFLASLDIRHNSFYGSLPEEYAQLHRLEYLLLSFNSLSGELPSSIFDNLPNLLLLYLHSNMFKGKIPSTLSRCRSLQKLSLSLNNFTGVIPKEMGNLTQLREIYLAYNKLQGAIPKEIGNLTQVREIYLGYNELQGEIPIELGNLAKLEILSLPNGSLTGAIPKEIGNLTQVKEIYLGYNKLQEIPIELGNLAKLEILSLLNGNFTGAIPKEIGNLTQLREIYLGYNELQGEIPIELGNLAKLEILSLPNGSLTGAIPKGIGNLTQLREIYLGYNELQGEIPIELGNLAKLEILSLPNGNLTGAIPKEIGNLTQLREIYLGYNKLQGEIPIELGNLAKLEILSLPNGNLTGAIPKEIGNLTQVKEIYLGYNKLQAEIPIELGNLAKLEILSLLNGNFTGAIPKEIGNLTQLKEIYLGYNELQGEIPIELGNLAKLEILSLPNGSLTGAIPKGIGNLTQLIEIYLGYNELQGEIPIELGNLAKLEILSLPNGNLTGAIPKEIGNLTQLREIYLGYNKLQGEIPIELGNLAKLVILSLPNGNLTGAILKEIGNLTQVREIYLGYNKLQGEIPIELGNLVKLEILSLPNGNLIGAIPKEIGNLTQLREIYLGYNKLQGEIPRELGNLAKLETLSLQNCNLAGEILSVLN
- the LOC123227315 gene encoding probable leucine-rich repeat receptor-like protein kinase At5g63930 isoform X14, with amino-acid sequence MYSHMSTSPHSTNLSCALMEKYQFLSILLAFSVHFLTLPFVHAQVTDIFTDKQALLALKARISHDPSNLLARNWSTSSSVCHWMGITCGARHLRVTGLNISNLGLTATLPPQLGNLSFLASLDIRHNSFYGSLPEEYAQLHRLEYLLLSFNSLSGELPSSIFDNLPNLLLLYLHSNMFKGKIPSTLSRCRSLQKLSLSLNNFTGVIPKEMGNLTQLREIYLAYNKLQGAIPKGIGNLTQLREIYLGYNELQGEIPIELGNLAKLEILSLPNGNLTGAIPKEIGNLTQLREIYLGYNKLQGEIPIELGNLAKLEILSLPNGNLTGAIPKEIGNLTQVKEIYLGYNKLQAEIPIELGNLAKLEILSLLNGNFTGAIPKEIGNLTQLKEIYLGYNELQGEIPIELGNLAKLEILSLPNGSLTGAIPKGIGNLTQLIEIYLGYNELQGEIPIELGNLAKLEILSLPNGNLTGAIPKEIGNLTQLREIYLGYNKLQGEIPIELGNLAKLVILSLPNGNLTGAILKEIGNLTQVREIYLGYNKLQGEIPIELGNLVKLEILSLPNGNLIGAIPKEIGNLTQLREIYLGYNKLQGEIPRELGNLAKLETLSLQNCNLAGEILSVLN
- the LOC123227315 gene encoding LRR receptor-like serine/threonine-protein kinase GSO2 isoform X9, producing MYSHMSTSPHSTNLSCALMEKYQFLSILLAFSVHFLTLPFVHAQVTDIFTDKQALLALKARISHDPSNLLARNWSTSSSVCHWMGITCGARHLRVTGLNISNLGLTATLPPQLGNLSFLASLDIRHNSFYGSLPEEYAQLHRLEYLLLSFNSLSGELPSSIFDNLPNLLLLYLHSNMFKGKIPSTLSRCRSLQKLSLSLNNFTGVIPKEMGNLTQLREIYLAYNKLQGAIPKEIGNLTQVREIYLGYNELQGEIPIELGNLAKLEILSLPNGSLTGAIPKEIGNLTQVKEIYLGYNKLQAEIPIELGNLAKLEILSLLNGNFTGAIPKEIGNLTQLREIYLGYNELQGEIPIELGNLAKLEILSLPNGSLTGAIPKGIGNLTQLREIYLGYNELQGEIPIELGNLAKLEILSLPNGNLTGAIPKEIGNLTQLREIYLGYNKLQGEIPIELGNLAKLEILSLPNGNLTGAIPKEIGNLTQVKEIYLGYNKLQAEIPIELGNLAKLEILSLLNGNFTGAIPKEIGNLTQLKEIYLGYNELQGEIPIELGNLAKLEILSLPNGSLTGAIPKGIGNLTQLIEIYLGYNELQGEIPIELGNLAKLEILSLPNGNLTGAIPKEIGNLTQLREIYLGYNKLQGEIPIELGNLVKLEILSLPNGNLIGAIPKEIGNLTQLREIYLGYNKLQGEIPRELGNLAKLETLSLQNCNLAGEILSVLN
- the LOC123227315 gene encoding leucine-rich repeat receptor protein kinase EMS1-like isoform X11, which produces MYSHMSTSPHSTNLSCALMEKYQFLSILLAFSVHFLTLPFVHAQVTDIFTDKQALLALKARISHDPSNLLARNWSTSSSVCHWMGITCGARHLRVTGLNISNLGLTATLPPQLGNLSFLASLDIRHNSFYGSLPEEYAQLHRLEYLLLSFNSLSGELPSSIFDNLPNLLLLYLHSNMFKGKIPSTLSRCRSLQKLSLSLNNFTGVIPKEMGNLTQLREIYLAYNKLQGAIPKEIGNLTQVREIYLGYNELQGEIPIELGNLAKLEILSLPNGSLTGAIPKEIGNLTQVKEIYLGYNKLQGEIPIELGNLAKLEILSLPNGNLTGAIPKEIGNLTQLREIYLGYNKLQGEIPIELGNLAKLEILSLPNGNLTGAIPKEIGNLTQVKEIYLGYNKLQAEIPIELGNLAKLEILSLLNGNFTGAIPKEIGNLTQLKEIYLGYNELQGEIPIELGNLAKLEILSLPNGSLTGAIPKGIGNLTQLIEIYLGYNELQGEIPIELGNLAKLEILSLPNGNLTGAIPKEIGNLTQLREIYLGYNKLQGEIPIELGNLAKLVILSLPNGNLTGAILKEIGNLTQVREIYLGYNKLQGEIPIELGNLVKLEILSLPNGNLIGAIPKEIGNLTQLREIYLGYNKLQGEIPRELGNLAKLETLSLQNCNLAGEILSVLN
- the LOC123227315 gene encoding leucine-rich repeat receptor protein kinase EMS1-like isoform X5, translated to MYSHMSTSPHSTNLSCALMEKYQFLSILLAFSVHFLTLPFVHAQVTDIFTDKQALLALKARISHDPSNLLARNWSTSSSVCHWMGITCGARHLRVTGLNISNLGLTATLPPQLGNLSFLASLDIRHNSFYGSLPEEYAQLHRLEYLLLSFNSLSGELPSSIFDNLPNLLLLYLHSNMFKGKIPSTLSRCRSLQKLSLSLNNFTGVIPKEMGNLTQLREIYLAYNKLQGAIPKEIGNLTQVREIYLGYNELQGEIPIELGNLAKLEILSLPNGSLTGAIPKEIGNLTQVKEIYLGYNKLQAEIPIELGNLAKLEILSLLNGNFTGAIPKEIGNLTQLREIYLGYNELQGEIPIELGNLAKLEILSLPNGSLTGAIPKGIGNLTQLREIYLGYNELQGEIPIELGNLAKLEILSLPNGNLTGAIPKEIGNLTQLREIYLGYNKLQGEIPIELGNLAKLEILSLPNGNLTGAIPKEIGNLTQVKEIYLGYNKLQGEIPIELGNLAKLEILSLPNGSLTGAIPKGIGNLTQLIEIYLGYNELQGEIPIELGNLAKLEILSLPNGNLTGAIPKEIGNLTQLREIYLGYNKLQGEIPIELGNLAKLVILSLPNGNLTGAILKEIGNLTQVREIYLGYNKLQGEIPIELGNLVKLEILSLPNGNLIGAIPKEIGNLTQLREIYLGYNKLQGEIPRELGNLAKLETLSLQNCNLAGEILSVLN